In the genome of Xanthomonas translucens pv. cerealis, one region contains:
- a CDS encoding two-component system VirA-like sensor kinase, whose translation MKTVIAMSTILLVAMATVETVTRLLDERAHRYDLAMSTLDALNIADTCMHKGVLELRAGLLHDDDRIVDDDRHAWKALQQLHGLAQSDEPLIAAIRALERDYRSKSAQLELFKTQNALLGNSLAYFWRESDARMRDSLDRAELRRLGALGSAMHRLSMDNSADIQALARARLEAATRGRGPSPLLVHGRMLLELLPATEASIERMRPVTELASYRRVRGDLQQRMLALDTLRATLRLCMLAMAAIMVAMLVHLTLLLRRRASTLRRRAEFGRIMVSISRELIGSDRARIDHAITAAAGRIAAWLDLPYSALILDGGAAPASIWPEPRDARVHAATAAALALPVAADGAPHDMAAVAGGGDAVPLPHPAGKRLRGAHWVYLRRHSGGGTAMLCLQRNERHGGFPRNSELFPLLYSALDMLAEAVIRRRLENEANALERRLEQARRMETIGAMASGISHNFNNIVGAIRANAEMALSALSPGAHARSHLVAIERATGHASNLIEAILDFGRAQKHNVQLVDLAALLRETQTLLRVSFSGAVRLDVRIDDRPLYVQGNASQLQQVILNLVHNAVRAMRRRGIVSIRLSVGTDQRTLRLSVADRGIGIPADRLKRIFYPFYTTRAGGNGLGLATVKQIVGNHDGRIEVHSQVGTGTTFVIELPLCLPCTAQVQQPVQPSHRRLLLLCADRAALERLEEMLAALGHEPVGHLQAAAACRMLLDEPDRFDGLVVQCDDADAADQAIHALNAVAPQLPLLLIQAGQPPAAAARARSDYQMLRTPYSPGSLAQALERTLRAQAPAFSTTPKPL comes from the coding sequence ATGAAGACCGTCATCGCCATGTCCACCATCCTGCTGGTCGCGATGGCGACCGTCGAAACCGTTACCCGCCTGCTCGACGAGCGGGCCCATCGTTACGACCTGGCCATGAGCACTCTGGATGCGCTGAACATCGCCGACACCTGCATGCATAAGGGCGTACTGGAATTGCGTGCGGGCCTGCTGCACGACGACGACCGCATCGTCGACGACGACCGGCACGCCTGGAAAGCGCTGCAGCAACTGCATGGATTGGCGCAATCCGACGAACCGCTGATCGCGGCGATCCGCGCGCTCGAGCGAGACTATCGGTCCAAGTCGGCGCAACTGGAACTGTTCAAGACGCAGAACGCGCTGCTCGGAAATTCGCTGGCGTACTTCTGGCGCGAGAGCGACGCACGCATGCGCGACAGCCTCGACCGGGCCGAGCTGCGACGGCTCGGCGCGCTGGGCAGCGCGATGCACCGCCTCAGCATGGACAACAGCGCGGACATCCAGGCGCTGGCGCGCGCGCGACTGGAGGCCGCCACGCGCGGTCGCGGACCATCCCCCTTGCTGGTGCACGGACGCATGCTGCTGGAGCTGCTGCCGGCGACAGAGGCCAGCATCGAACGCATGCGTCCCGTCACTGAACTGGCGTCCTACCGCCGCGTGCGCGGCGACCTCCAACAGCGCATGCTCGCGCTCGATACGCTGCGCGCAACGCTGCGCCTGTGCATGCTGGCGATGGCCGCGATCATGGTCGCGATGCTGGTGCACCTGACCCTGCTGCTACGCCGCCGTGCGAGCACGCTGCGCCGGCGCGCCGAGTTCGGCCGCATCATGGTGTCGATCTCGCGCGAGCTGATCGGCAGCGATCGCGCGCGGATCGACCACGCCATCACCGCGGCGGCCGGACGTATCGCGGCCTGGCTCGATCTGCCGTATTCGGCCCTGATCCTCGACGGCGGCGCCGCGCCGGCCTCGATCTGGCCGGAACCGCGCGATGCCCGGGTACATGCGGCCACCGCAGCGGCGCTGGCGCTGCCGGTCGCGGCGGACGGCGCGCCGCACGACATGGCCGCCGTCGCCGGCGGGGGCGATGCCGTACCGCTGCCGCACCCTGCCGGCAAGCGGCTGCGCGGGGCCCATTGGGTGTACCTGAGGCGTCATTCCGGCGGCGGCACGGCGATGTTGTGCCTGCAACGCAATGAGCGACACGGCGGCTTCCCGCGCAATTCAGAATTGTTTCCGTTGCTGTACAGCGCGCTGGACATGCTGGCCGAGGCGGTGATCCGGCGCAGGCTCGAGAACGAAGCCAACGCATTGGAGAGACGCCTGGAGCAGGCAAGACGCATGGAGACCATCGGCGCCATGGCCAGCGGCATCTCGCACAACTTCAACAACATCGTCGGCGCGATCCGCGCCAACGCGGAGATGGCGCTGTCCGCCCTGTCGCCCGGCGCGCATGCGCGTTCCCACCTGGTGGCGATCGAGCGGGCCACCGGCCACGCCAGCAATCTGATCGAGGCGATCCTGGATTTCGGCCGCGCGCAAAAACACAATGTGCAACTGGTCGATCTGGCTGCGCTGCTGCGGGAGACGCAGACGCTGTTGCGCGTGTCGTTCTCCGGCGCGGTAAGGCTAGACGTGCGGATCGACGACCGGCCGCTGTATGTGCAGGGCAATGCCTCGCAATTGCAGCAGGTGATCCTCAATCTGGTCCACAACGCGGTGCGGGCCATGCGCCGGCGGGGCATCGTGTCGATCCGGCTAAGCGTCGGCACCGACCAACGGACGCTGCGCCTGAGCGTCGCCGACCGCGGCATCGGCATTCCCGCCGATCGCCTCAAGCGCATTTTCTATCCGTTCTACACCACCCGTGCCGGCGGCAACGGATTGGGCCTGGCGACGGTCAAGCAAATCGTCGGCAACCACGATGGCCGGATCGAGGTGCACAGCCAGGTCGGCACCGGGACTACGTTCGTCATCGAATTGCCGCTCTGCCTGCCCTGCACCGCGCAAGTACAGCAGCCCGTCCAGCCCAGCCATCGTCGACTGCTGCTGCTGTGCGCGGATCGCGCCGCGCTCGAACGCTTGGAAGAGATGCTGGCCGCGCTCGGCCACGAGCCTGTCGGGCATCTGCAAGCCGCCGCTGCGTGCCGCATGCTGCTCGACGAGCCAGACAGGTTCGACGGACTGGTCGTGCAATGCGACGACGCCGATGCCGCCGACCAGGCTATCCACGCCCTGAACGCCGTCGCCCCGCAGTTGCCGCTGCTGCTGATTCAGGCCGGGCAGCCGCCCGCCGCGGCGGCACGCGCTCGCAGCGACTACCAGATGCTGCGGACGCCTTATTCGCCAGGATCGCTGGCGCAGGCGCTGGAACGGACATTGCGGGCGCAAGCGCCGGCATTTTCCACGACGCCAAAGCCTCTGTGA
- a CDS encoding response regulator transcription factor translates to MSKTSTSTYMPRVLVLDDDSAMAQVVVDHLRMQRMEASAVSTSAAMKQQLRIQQPDILLLDLMLQDEDGLNLLRELRRDSDIPVIIITGHRHDEIDRVVGLELGADDYLPKPFGLHELTARVRAVLRRHSLARSAPAHASDEGGYAFGDWHFDLNARTVTAVGSQPIALTKGEYALLRAFADAPGRPLSREHLLRATRLHDDVFDRSIDVQILRLRRKLERDPRSPQLIVTTRGVGYVFTPQVERTR, encoded by the coding sequence ATGTCGAAGACAAGTACAAGCACCTACATGCCACGGGTGCTGGTCTTGGACGACGATTCGGCAATGGCGCAGGTCGTCGTCGACCATCTCCGCATGCAACGCATGGAAGCATCCGCGGTCAGTACCAGCGCCGCCATGAAGCAACAGCTGCGCATACAGCAGCCAGATATTTTGCTGCTCGATCTGATGCTACAGGATGAGGATGGACTGAATCTTCTGCGTGAATTGCGCCGCGACTCGGATATTCCTGTGATAATCATCACAGGTCACAGGCACGACGAGATCGATCGCGTGGTCGGCCTGGAACTGGGTGCCGACGACTATCTGCCCAAGCCGTTCGGCCTGCACGAGCTCACCGCGCGCGTCCGCGCAGTCCTGCGCCGGCATTCCCTTGCGCGCTCCGCACCGGCCCATGCATCCGATGAGGGCGGCTACGCATTCGGCGACTGGCATTTCGACCTGAATGCGCGCACGGTGACCGCCGTCGGTAGCCAGCCCATCGCGTTGACCAAGGGCGAGTATGCGCTGCTGCGCGCCTTCGCCGATGCGCCGGGAAGGCCGCTCAGCCGCGAGCATCTGCTGCGGGCCACACGCCTGCACGACGATGTCTTCGATCGCAGCATCGACGTCCAGATCCTGCGGCTGCGCCGCAAACTGGAACGCGATCCCAGGTCTCCGCAGCTGATCGTCACCACCCGCGGTGTGGGCTATGTCTTCACCCCGCAGGTGGAGCGGACGCGATGA
- a CDS encoding cytochrome-c peroxidase encodes MTAQSERASNEPIHPLPAPTGLDPARVALGARLFRDPRLSGDGRLSCQSCHDIGSNGAGHRALTEVDGRPPPLFNTPTVFNAALSFRLNWGGELRTLHEQALASLQNPGEMRADVATVIRRLRDDAGSVRDFERAYRRPPDRATLLDAIASYERSLTTPGSRFDRWLQGDDDALTAQELRGYRSFKSVGCIACHQGRGVGGNLFQRSGVFSPAARHSVDRLRVPSLRNVAATAPYFHDGSAPTLECAIDAMARAQLAVVLRREEIADIAAFLRALTGNHDGHPVTDQPR; translated from the coding sequence ATGACCGCACAGAGCGAACGCGCGTCGAACGAACCGATCCATCCGCTGCCCGCGCCGACCGGATTGGATCCGGCCAGGGTCGCGCTGGGCGCGCGCCTGTTCCGCGACCCGCGCCTGTCCGGCGATGGCCGGCTCTCGTGCCAGTCCTGCCACGACATCGGCAGCAATGGTGCCGGCCATCGAGCGCTGACCGAGGTCGACGGCAGGCCCCCGCCCCTGTTCAACACTCCCACCGTGTTCAATGCTGCGCTGTCCTTCCGCCTGAACTGGGGAGGGGAATTGCGCACGCTGCACGAACAGGCGCTGGCGTCGCTGCAGAATCCAGGGGAAATGCGGGCCGATGTGGCAACGGTCATACGGCGATTGCGCGACGATGCCGGGTCCGTCCGCGATTTCGAACGTGCCTACCGGCGCCCCCCCGACCGCGCGACGCTGCTCGATGCGATCGCCAGCTACGAACGCTCGCTCACCACGCCCGGCAGCCGCTTCGATCGCTGGCTGCAAGGCGACGACGACGCGCTGACAGCGCAGGAGCTGCGTGGCTACCGCAGTTTCAAATCGGTAGGCTGCATCGCCTGCCATCAGGGCCGCGGCGTAGGCGGGAACCTGTTCCAGCGTAGTGGGGTGTTTTCTCCAGCCGCCCGCCACAGCGTGGACAGGTTGCGCGTTCCGAGCCTGCGCAATGTCGCCGCGACCGCGCCCTATTTCCATGATGGCAGCGCACCGACCCTGGAGTGCGCTATCGACGCAATGGCGCGGGCGCAGCTCGCCGTGGTGCTGCGCCGCGAGGAGATCGCCGACATCGCCGCGTTCTTGCGGGCGCTCACCGGCAACCATGACGGACACCCGGTCACGGATCAACCGCGATGA
- the tssA gene encoding type VI secretion system protein TssA, with amino-acid sequence MTMTEEIERLLQPIDSAEPAGPNLEYDAQFQALEEAARPRPERALGAGVIASEQPSWRQVAEQATALLLRAKDLRMAAHLCTARLHLDGFAGWADGLTLLSLLLERYWDAVHPRLDADPIERVNALASLVDHATLHTVRSTRLLQGLHPAHFSLRDLRLAQGVQREADGVDEERPGLGAIDTCLRETPLQALVDLDATLLRAEEALAAIVRLFNERTPGSGPALDPALRDLRELRAFLAAYLLERNASMEQSPADAASDGERAVDVARAANGAIERREDVMRALQQLCDYYARREPSSPVPLLLRRAQRLVGLDFAALLRDLAPGGIAELRVISGDPHDA; translated from the coding sequence ATGACCATGACCGAAGAGATCGAACGCCTGCTGCAGCCGATCGACAGCGCCGAGCCAGCCGGACCGAACCTGGAATACGACGCGCAGTTCCAGGCCCTGGAAGAAGCGGCGCGACCGCGCCCGGAACGCGCGCTGGGTGCCGGGGTGATCGCGTCGGAGCAGCCGTCGTGGCGACAAGTGGCCGAGCAGGCTACTGCGTTGCTGCTGCGCGCCAAGGATCTGCGCATGGCCGCCCACCTGTGCACGGCGCGCCTTCATCTGGACGGGTTCGCCGGCTGGGCGGACGGGCTGACCTTGCTCAGCCTGCTGCTGGAACGCTATTGGGACGCTGTCCACCCGCGCCTGGACGCCGACCCCATCGAACGCGTCAATGCCCTCGCCTCGCTGGTCGATCACGCGACGCTGCATACCGTGCGCTCCACCCGATTGTTGCAAGGCCTGCATCCGGCGCATTTCTCGCTGCGCGACCTGCGCCTGGCGCAAGGCGTGCAACGCGAGGCGGATGGCGTCGACGAGGAGCGCCCCGGGCTAGGTGCGATCGATACCTGCCTGCGCGAGACTCCGCTGCAGGCGCTGGTCGATCTGGACGCGACGCTACTGCGCGCAGAAGAAGCGCTGGCCGCGATCGTCCGACTGTTCAACGAGCGGACGCCGGGCAGCGGTCCGGCACTGGACCCCGCCTTGCGCGACCTGCGCGAACTGCGCGCATTCCTGGCGGCATATCTGCTCGAACGCAACGCGTCCATGGAGCAATCCCCCGCCGACGCTGCCAGCGACGGCGAGCGTGCCGTCGACGTCGCCAGAGCGGCCAACGGGGCGATCGAGCGCCGCGAGGACGTGATGCGCGCACTGCAACAGCTCTGCGACTACTACGCACGGCGCGAACCATCGAGCCCGGTGCCGCTGCTGCTGCGCCGCGCGCAACGCTTGGTCGGGCTGGACTTCGCGGCGCTGTTGCGCGATCTCGCCCCTGGCGGCATTGCCGAATTGCGGGTGATCTCCGGCGATCCGCACGACGCCTGA
- a CDS encoding LysR family transcriptional regulator → MDLRPTDLPLLVSLDTLLELKNVTRAAQRLHMSQPALSSQLARLRVLFKDPLLTPSETGRGMVATPMALALEAPLRDAIGRLSLLGKHGNAFEPSTAEITFRIAGSAYAFATLAASLVCRVHACGNPAIGLSFVHVAGQAALEAFENGDIDVLLDGAHAIHPSLRMRRLSDDRYVMAQRHGHPRGSLPPALEEYCALQHVQLVHSPGNDVIDVELQALGLTRQVAVTAANHGMLLDILAHTDMVATVPACLLTAAAEAEVAHFELPFALPDAALAMAWHRRSDGHTAHRWLRECVLAVAEATSSGPGWPAAHAHATSCQPPASRG, encoded by the coding sequence ATGGATCTGCGACCCACCGATCTTCCTTTGCTCGTGTCGCTCGACACGCTCCTGGAGCTGAAGAACGTCACCCGTGCCGCACAGCGGCTGCACATGAGCCAGCCTGCGCTGTCTTCGCAACTGGCACGCTTGCGTGTGCTGTTCAAGGACCCATTGCTCACGCCATCGGAAACCGGGCGCGGCATGGTCGCCACGCCGATGGCGCTGGCGCTGGAGGCGCCGCTGCGCGACGCGATCGGGCGGCTGAGCCTGTTGGGAAAACACGGCAACGCGTTCGAGCCGTCCACCGCAGAGATCACCTTCCGCATCGCCGGCAGCGCCTACGCATTCGCCACGCTGGCCGCGAGCCTGGTTTGCCGGGTGCACGCCTGCGGCAATCCGGCGATCGGCTTGAGTTTCGTACACGTTGCCGGCCAGGCGGCGCTGGAGGCGTTCGAAAACGGCGACATCGATGTGCTGTTGGACGGCGCCCATGCCATTCATCCGTCCCTGCGCATGCGCCGTCTGTCAGACGACCGCTATGTGATGGCGCAGCGCCACGGCCACCCGCGCGGCTCCCTGCCGCCGGCACTGGAAGAATATTGCGCACTGCAGCACGTGCAACTGGTCCACTCTCCCGGCAACGACGTGATCGATGTGGAACTGCAGGCGCTGGGACTGACCCGCCAGGTCGCGGTGACGGCCGCGAACCACGGCATGCTGCTGGACATCCTGGCCCATACCGACATGGTCGCCACCGTTCCGGCCTGCCTGCTGACGGCTGCTGCCGAGGCGGAGGTAGCGCATTTCGAGTTGCCCTTCGCGCTCCCAGATGCAGCGCTGGCGATGGCCTGGCATCGGCGCAGCGACGGCCACACCGCGCACCGCTGGTTGCGCGAGTGCGTTCTGGCTGTCGCGGAAGCGACCTCGTCCGGGCCGGGCTGGCCCGCTGCCCACGCGCACGCCACGTCCTGCCAGCCCCCGGCGAGTCGGGGATGA